Proteins found in one Nostoc sp. NIES-3756 genomic segment:
- the hisA gene encoding 1-(5-phosphoribosyl)-5-[(5-phosphoribosylamino)methylideneamino]imidazole-4-carboxamide isomerase gives MDVIPAIDLLEGRCVRLYQGDYAQSQVFSENPVDVAQQWVDQGATRLHIVDLDGAKAGKVVNLAAIEAIAQAISIPIEIGGGLRDRSSVEQVFNLGVRWAILGTVAVEQPHLVQELCQQYPEQIIIGIDARNGLVATRGWLETSEVLATQLAVQMQELGAAAIIYTDIHRDGTLQGPNLDALRELAAAISIPVIASGGVSSVTDLLSLLALEPQGVKGVIVGKALYTGDISLKEALQAIGPGRIQDIPPNLDFSSFA, from the coding sequence ATGGACGTAATTCCAGCAATTGATTTACTCGAGGGTCGTTGTGTGCGACTGTATCAAGGTGATTATGCACAATCACAAGTTTTTAGTGAAAATCCTGTTGATGTTGCTCAACAGTGGGTAGATCAAGGTGCAACAAGACTGCACATAGTAGATTTAGATGGTGCAAAAGCAGGTAAAGTAGTAAATTTAGCAGCGATTGAAGCGATCGCTCAAGCAATTTCAATCCCAATTGAAATAGGTGGAGGATTGCGCGATCGCTCTAGTGTGGAACAGGTGTTTAATTTGGGTGTACGTTGGGCAATTCTTGGGACTGTAGCTGTAGAACAACCCCACCTTGTCCAAGAACTCTGTCAACAATACCCCGAACAAATTATTATTGGTATTGATGCCCGTAACGGACTAGTAGCTACTCGCGGTTGGCTGGAAACCTCGGAAGTTTTAGCCACCCAACTAGCCGTACAAATGCAAGAACTAGGTGCAGCAGCAATTATTTACACTGATATTCACCGTGACGGAACACTACAAGGCCCCAATTTAGATGCATTGCGAGAACTAGCAGCCGCCATTTCCATTCCTGTGATTGCATCTGGTGGCGTAAGTTCCGTCACCGATTTATTAAGTTTGTTAGCTTTGGAACCCCAAGGTGTCAAAGGTGTGATTGTAGGAAAAGCTTTATATACTGGTGATATTAGCTTAAAAGAAGCCTTGCAGGCGATCGGCCCAGGACGTATACAAGATATCCCACCTAACTTAGACTTCTCCTCCTTCGCCTAG
- a CDS encoding DUF3593 domain-containing protein has translation MSKETLFALSLFPYLGFLWFINRSKLMPRLSLYGFYGTLIFVGVTIPAGIYAKVHYGEALANVDWLHGGAEVFLTLSNILVVLGFAQAVRQLKAKS, from the coding sequence ATGTCTAAAGAAACCCTATTTGCCCTTTCCTTATTTCCCTATTTGGGTTTCTTGTGGTTTATCAACCGCAGTAAACTAATGCCGCGTTTATCACTGTATGGATTTTACGGTACTCTCATTTTTGTCGGTGTTACTATTCCCGCCGGGATTTATGCCAAAGTTCATTATGGTGAAGCATTAGCAAATGTAGATTGGTTACACGGTGGAGCAGAAGTCTTTTTGACGCTTTCTAATATCCTAGTTGTGCTGGGTTTCGCGCAAGCCGTCAGACAATTAAAAGCGAAAAGTTAA
- a CDS encoding DUF2499 domain-containing protein → MHVLSIPTWIIHVSSVIEWIAAIWLIWTYGELTGNRSWWGLSLAMLPALVSAMCACTWHYYDNSEALEWLVTLQATMTLVGNFTLWAAAVWIWRSAKIEARD, encoded by the coding sequence ATGCACGTTCTATCAATTCCCACTTGGATTATTCATGTTTCTAGCGTCATAGAGTGGATAGCAGCTATCTGGTTAATCTGGACTTATGGCGAACTCACTGGTAATCGTAGCTGGTGGGGATTGTCCCTAGCAATGTTACCTGCCTTAGTCAGTGCCATGTGTGCTTGTACATGGCATTATTACGACAATTCCGAAGCTCTAGAATGGTTAGTTACACTGCAAGCTACCATGACTTTAGTTGGTAATTTTACCCTTTGGGCAGCAGCAGTATGGATTTGGCGTTCTGCGAAAATAGAAGCTAGAGATTAG
- the csaB gene encoding polysaccharide pyruvyl transferase CsaB, with amino-acid sequence MRALLSGYYGKGNGGDEALLATLLQMLPSHVKPVVLSGNPEETSDRYGVESHNRMAFLPVLQALRSCDAFIWGGGSLIQDVTSTISPFYYGGLMGLAQRMGLKTVAWAQGIGPLVRPQTRYLARQNFTGCTKVSVRDRASAALLSDWQVPHILAPDPVWALQAKPLQELADLPTPRIAVTLRNHPQLTATRLGNLTQALVSLQKATQAFIVLLPFQKSEDLPIAEAIQPQLKDVSKILCLEDPQILKGVFCGVEFAIGMRLHSLIMAASEGCRCFALSYDPKINRLMEDLAIPGWDLANIPDDADAIAQTWLEYYTHGKPLSSEKIQSLVDGAFMHRELLRTALS; translated from the coding sequence ATGCGAGCGTTATTATCTGGGTATTACGGTAAGGGAAATGGTGGTGATGAAGCTTTGTTGGCAACGCTGCTGCAAATGTTACCATCTCATGTTAAGCCTGTGGTACTGTCTGGCAATCCAGAGGAAACTAGCGATCGCTATGGTGTAGAATCCCATAATCGCATGGCTTTTTTGCCTGTACTACAAGCGTTGCGTTCTTGTGATGCGTTTATCTGGGGCGGAGGAAGTCTAATTCAGGATGTTACCAGCACCATTAGCCCTTTTTATTATGGGGGGTTGATGGGGTTGGCGCAGAGGATGGGTTTAAAAACTGTGGCTTGGGCGCAAGGTATCGGCCCTTTGGTACGTCCTCAGACTCGCTACTTGGCAAGGCAAAATTTTACTGGTTGTACTAAGGTTAGTGTACGCGATCGCGCTAGTGCAGCGTTATTATCTGATTGGCAAGTTCCTCATATCCTTGCACCTGATCCTGTGTGGGCGTTACAGGCTAAACCATTACAAGAACTTGCTGATTTACCTACACCTCGAATTGCTGTGACTTTAAGAAACCATCCTCAATTAACAGCAACGCGGTTAGGTAATTTGACTCAAGCTTTGGTATCTCTGCAAAAAGCTACCCAAGCCTTTATTGTATTATTGCCATTTCAAAAAAGTGAAGATTTACCCATAGCTGAGGCGATACAACCGCAGTTAAAGGATGTTAGCAAAATTTTGTGTTTAGAAGATCCGCAGATTTTAAAAGGGGTTTTTTGTGGTGTAGAGTTTGCGATCGGTATGAGGTTACACAGTTTAATTATGGCAGCTAGTGAGGGTTGTCGTTGTTTTGCCCTGAGTTATGACCCCAAGATAAATCGTTTGATGGAAGATTTGGCAATACCAGGGTGGGATTTAGCTAATATTCCAGATGATGCAGATGCGATCGCTCAAACTTGGTTAGAGTATTACACTCATGGTAAACCTTTATCATCTGAGAAAATCCAATCTTTGGTTGATGGCGCTTTCATGCACCGAGAATTATTAAGGACAGCATTAAGCTAA
- a CDS encoding ArnT family glycosyltransferase, whose product MQKKVLILLVLSLILWLIFLGNSPLRDWDEGVVAQVAREIWNAPPGTTHWLYPTLGGVPYQNKPPFIHLLIAWVYSLGGVNEWTTRLPSAVLTALGVPVLYLVGCLIFNQSLPALFSALVYMTMLPVVRHGRLAMLDGTITTFFLLLFFCFLKARKNRQYALGIGFCLGFIILVKGMTVLLLGGIVFLFLLTCKELALLRSPYLWIGMFLGNAPAIAWYAAQWQLYGQHFLQVHFHDQAFSRLVRPVDGNSGDFWFYLIEIVKYGFPWLLFWPKGFYLSWKKRHTTWGSLILISTIIYLLSISLMPTKLPWYVIPVYPFLALAIGVELSRIWDYGISKPKLLILLLVTTAIASLIGYFYVTVAKYQYILIIISLVTTITISIAIWLVRKQSHHFITILFCGTYLGLALLMSSGTWMWELNESFAVKPVAALIRAYLPLKTTIYSSLGYRHNVRPSLEFYCDCKIIPVPTPILQLMWSKKFYLLLDDTTLHERKWAESKVLGTAEGFTLIAPQ is encoded by the coding sequence ATGCAAAAAAAAGTTTTAATATTACTTGTCTTATCTTTAATTTTATGGCTAATATTTTTAGGCAATTCTCCTTTGCGAGATTGGGATGAAGGTGTTGTGGCACAGGTGGCTCGTGAGATTTGGAATGCACCGCCCGGTACAACGCATTGGCTTTACCCAACTTTAGGAGGTGTACCCTATCAAAATAAGCCACCTTTTATTCACTTATTAATTGCTTGGGTTTACTCATTAGGAGGGGTAAATGAGTGGACAACACGCTTACCTAGTGCGGTATTAACGGCTCTAGGTGTTCCTGTCCTTTATCTAGTAGGCTGTTTAATTTTCAATCAAAGTCTACCAGCTTTATTTTCTGCTTTAGTTTATATGACAATGTTACCCGTAGTACGCCACGGGCGATTGGCAATGCTTGATGGTACTATTACTACCTTTTTTTTACTACTATTTTTTTGTTTTTTGAAAGCACGTAAAAACAGACAATATGCTCTAGGTATAGGATTTTGTTTAGGGTTCATTATTTTAGTAAAAGGAATGACGGTTTTACTGTTAGGAGGGATTGTTTTCTTATTTCTCCTTACATGTAAAGAATTAGCTTTATTGCGTAGCCCTTATTTATGGATAGGAATGTTTTTAGGAAATGCTCCTGCCATTGCTTGGTATGCTGCTCAATGGCAACTTTATGGCCAGCATTTTTTGCAGGTGCATTTTCATGATCAAGCTTTTAGTCGCCTTGTAAGGCCTGTTGATGGGAACAGTGGGGATTTTTGGTTCTATTTAATAGAAATAGTAAAATATGGTTTTCCTTGGTTGTTATTTTGGCCAAAAGGTTTCTATTTGTCCTGGAAAAAACGTCATACTACATGGGGATCTTTAATTTTAATAAGTACAATTATTTACTTACTAAGTATTTCTTTAATGCCAACTAAACTTCCGTGGTATGTCATACCTGTCTATCCATTTTTAGCTCTAGCAATTGGTGTCGAATTAAGTAGAATTTGGGATTATGGTATTTCCAAGCCAAAACTTTTAATACTATTACTAGTTACTACTGCTATCGCTAGTTTAATAGGTTATTTTTATGTTACTGTTGCAAAATATCAATATATTTTAATTATTATAAGTCTAGTTACAACCATAACCATAAGTATTGCAATATGGCTAGTTAGAAAACAGAGTCACCACTTTATTACAATATTATTTTGTGGAACATATTTAGGTTTAGCATTGCTGATGAGTTCGGGAACATGGATGTGGGAGTTAAACGAAAGCTTTGCAGTTAAGCCAGTTGCTGCATTAATTCGTGCCTATCTTCCACTTAAAACAACGATTTACTCTTCATTAGGATACCGTCATAATGTTCGTCCTAGTTTAGAATTTTACTGTGATTGCAAAATTATTCCTGTCCCTACGCCAATTTTACAGTTAATGTGGTCGAAGAAATTTTATTTACTGCTAGATGATACAACTTTACACGAAAGAAAATGGGCTGAAAGTAAGGTTTTAGGTACGGCTGAAGGCTTTACTTTAATTGCTCCGCAATAA
- a CDS encoding DUF427 domain-containing protein, whose amino-acid sequence MYPQRIEPNPGQESVWDYPRPPRLEATNKHIQIVFNEVIIADTQNAKRVLETSHPPSYYLPPEDIKMEYLFLTPQSSFCEWKGSAGYYTIRVEDKEVQNAAWFYSNPTSQFASIKDHVAFYAHLMDACYVNGEKVEPQPGNFYGGWITSDVVGPFKGIPGSWGW is encoded by the coding sequence ATGTACCCACAACGCATCGAACCTAACCCGGGACAAGAATCTGTGTGGGACTATCCCCGTCCCCCTCGCTTGGAAGCTACCAACAAACACATTCAAATAGTTTTCAATGAGGTAATCATCGCCGATACCCAAAACGCTAAACGGGTTTTAGAAACTAGCCATCCTCCCTCTTATTACCTCCCCCCTGAAGATATCAAGATGGAATACCTATTCCTGACACCACAATCCAGTTTTTGCGAGTGGAAGGGAAGCGCTGGTTACTACACAATTCGGGTAGAAGATAAAGAAGTACAAAATGCAGCTTGGTTTTACTCCAACCCCACATCACAATTTGCCTCAATTAAAGATCATGTAGCATTTTATGCTCATCTTATGGATGCTTGCTATGTGAATGGGGAAAAAGTAGAACCACAACCGGGTAATTTTTACGGCGGTTGGATAACAAGCGATGTTGTAGGGCCGTTTAAAGGTATCCCTGGTAGTTGGGGTTGGTAA
- a CDS encoding HlyD family efflux transporter periplasmic adaptor subunit produces the protein MTQLNGNHVNANGNDKQDKAVKLDSQLVPQTKANPALVKFNEQEFDQSVVLRQSPIWSRTIMMTLIGLACVGIGWAYFAKIEQVVPATGQLKPEGTVKEVQAPVNGVVREVFVKDGQKVNKGDLLLTFETIATVAQLESLNKIRSALMQENQIYRRLMGSTSGISSELNFLRGRLPRDAEFLLKSRAALVEENELLRTQLRNATTGVGLDADEKLQLQISKKELESRASAARLEVAKSRKQLSQTTVKLQDTQASLGIQQKILDKIKILAEEGGISQLQYLNQQQQVQNLAAEVAQLAEEEKRLQYEIEKGQEQFTNTIASSDKTILEKIGSNKQRIAEVDSQFMKIVRENEQNLADINSKISQTQLNLKYQELRAPVSGTVFDLQAKNAGYVANPTQKLLQIVPNENYIAEVFITNKDIGFIRKDMKADVRIDSFPFSEFGDIKGELVSIGSDALPPDENHKFYRFPARVSLNKQYLEIKGKKIPLQSGMSITANIKVREERSVMSLFTEMFTNQFESLKEVR, from the coding sequence ATGACTCAACTTAATGGTAATCATGTCAACGCCAATGGCAATGATAAACAAGATAAAGCTGTAAAGCTTGACTCCCAACTGGTACCACAAACTAAAGCTAATCCAGCTTTAGTTAAATTCAATGAACAAGAATTTGACCAGTCAGTTGTCCTGCGCCAATCTCCTATTTGGTCAAGAACAATCATGATGACCCTAATCGGTTTAGCCTGTGTGGGTATTGGTTGGGCTTATTTTGCCAAAATCGAGCAGGTAGTACCCGCAACAGGTCAGTTAAAACCTGAGGGAACTGTTAAAGAAGTACAAGCACCTGTAAATGGTGTGGTTCGAGAAGTCTTTGTCAAAGATGGGCAAAAAGTTAATAAAGGGGATTTATTATTAACTTTTGAAACTATAGCCACCGTTGCCCAATTAGAGTCTTTAAATAAGATTCGTTCTGCCTTAATGCAGGAAAATCAAATTTATCGCCGCTTAATGGGGTCTACTTCTGGTATTTCATCTGAACTAAATTTTTTACGCGGTCGCTTACCTAGAGATGCCGAATTTCTGTTAAAAAGTCGAGCCGCTTTAGTTGAAGAAAATGAATTATTACGTACTCAACTAAGAAATGCTACCACAGGTGTAGGCTTAGATGCAGATGAAAAACTACAGCTACAAATATCCAAAAAAGAACTAGAATCTCGTGCGTCTGCTGCCCGTTTAGAAGTTGCCAAAAGCCGTAAACAACTATCACAAACAACAGTTAAACTCCAAGATACACAAGCGAGTTTAGGTATTCAACAGAAGATTTTAGATAAAATTAAAATATTAGCTGAAGAAGGTGGTATATCTCAGCTACAGTATCTTAATCAACAACAACAAGTACAGAATCTAGCCGCAGAAGTCGCCCAATTAGCCGAGGAAGAAAAACGCTTACAATATGAGATTGAAAAAGGGCAAGAACAATTTACTAATACGATAGCATCTTCAGATAAAACTATTTTAGAGAAAATAGGTAGTAATAAACAGCGCATTGCAGAAGTTGACAGCCAATTTATGAAAATTGTGCGGGAAAATGAACAAAATTTAGCCGACATTAACAGTAAGATTTCCCAAACTCAACTGAATTTAAAATATCAAGAACTCCGCGCCCCCGTCTCAGGTACAGTGTTTGATTTACAAGCAAAAAATGCTGGCTATGTAGCTAATCCTACCCAAAAACTCTTGCAGATAGTACCCAACGAAAATTACATCGCCGAAGTTTTCATCACCAATAAAGATATTGGTTTTATCAGGAAAGATATGAAAGCAGATGTCAGAATTGATTCATTTCCCTTTAGCGAATTTGGTGATATTAAAGGAGAATTAGTTAGCATCGGCTCAGATGCCTTACCACCAGACGAAAACCATAAATTTTATCGCTTTCCTGCCAGAGTTAGCTTAAATAAACAATATTTGGAAATTAAAGGTAAAAAAATTCCTTTACAGTCTGGGATGTCAATTACCGCCAATATCAAAGTTAGGGAAGAACGGAGTGTGATGAGTCTATTTACCGAGATGTTTACCAATCAATTTGAAAGTTTGAAAGAAGTACGTTAA
- a CDS encoding peptidase domain-containing ABC transporter: protein MTYIKSAFQEFLFNLEGFDQLPAEELNYLIEKIQPLRYRIGQKIIGKEKTPDRITIIYEGQVRLLGFDPQTQVPSTLKLLKPGEIIGEIGLLRGVACETAIASSDEVIGLTINATDYLNLLDSYPTFAHERQNHSSIIEIFDVLSSQLAQQAHVVDNLDQLAIQALENAKVDYLPPGRNFYHQLDSDSVWFVSGGRVTNYPIGSRLETNDGNQVIEVSGESPARLIGLSPFDLLFLDNNYQQIGELAISDSQPVVAEVLDIPYADEQDIPQSQPSPSYSKQKQKFPFVRGRGELNSTFACFQMLTKHLQIPFRKEVVRRILNEQIKRQGTISFPACAYLSELIGLKANLVDIPASAINRVPTPALVRYGDGYAVLYAADAKIVVLGVPSQGIVRCKPAQIVEHLEVVPDSYPPQIRVLLLSSTKETPQERFGLRWFLPYLSRYRRVLIEVFIASFFVQLAALANPLVIQLIIDKVIVQNSISTLNVLGVLLLAVGVFEAVLTTLRTYLFVDTTNRIDMGLGSEIIDHLLRLPLRYFEKRPVGELATRINELENIRQFLTGTALTVGLDALFSVVYIIVMLFYSWQLTLVGLGTIPIFVVITLIASPTVSRQLRSKAERNSETQSYLVEVMSGIQTVKAQNIELRSRFSWQERYARYVASGFKTVVTSTLANSTSQFLNKLSSLLVLWVGAYLVLQGDLTLGELIAFRIISGYVTSPILRLAQLWQSFQETALSLERLSDIVDTPQEAEIDRYNIPLPEIQGSVKYENISFRFAQSGPLQLSNVNLEIPAGKFVGIVGQSGSGKSTMMKLLLRLYDVEAGRILIDGYDISKVELYSLRRQVGVVPQETLLFDGTVQENIALTNPDASTEEIIEAARVAAAHEFIMGLPNGYNTRVGERGAGLSGGQRQRIAIARSVLQRPKLLVLDEATSALDYPTERQVCLNLAQAFRGSTVFFITHRLNTVSHADIIVVMDSGKVIEQGSHQELMAAKGHYFYLYQQQEVNL, encoded by the coding sequence ATGACTTATATAAAGAGTGCTTTTCAAGAATTTCTTTTCAACCTAGAAGGGTTTGACCAGCTACCGGCAGAAGAACTAAATTATCTTATAGAAAAGATACAGCCGTTACGCTATCGCATCGGGCAGAAAATTATTGGTAAGGAAAAAACACCAGACCGCATCACCATTATTTATGAGGGACAGGTGCGGCTGTTGGGATTTGATCCACAAACCCAGGTTCCCAGCACCCTCAAACTGCTTAAACCAGGGGAAATTATTGGTGAAATCGGGTTATTGCGGGGTGTGGCTTGTGAAACAGCGATCGCTTCTAGCGATGAAGTGATAGGTTTAACTATAAATGCTACAGATTACCTCAATCTGTTAGATTCCTATCCGACTTTTGCGCATGAACGACAAAACCACAGCAGCATTATAGAGATTTTCGATGTTTTAAGTAGCCAATTAGCCCAGCAAGCTCATGTAGTCGATAATCTCGACCAACTGGCTATACAAGCTTTAGAAAATGCCAAAGTAGATTACCTTCCTCCAGGAAGAAACTTTTACCATCAATTAGATAGTGATAGTGTTTGGTTTGTTAGTGGTGGTAGAGTCACAAATTACCCAATAGGTTCTCGCCTCGAAACCAATGATGGTAATCAAGTTATAGAGGTGAGTGGAGAAAGTCCGGCGCGGTTGATTGGTTTATCACCATTTGATTTGTTATTTCTGGATAACAATTATCAACAAATCGGAGAACTTGCTATTAGTGATAGCCAGCCAGTTGTAGCCGAAGTTCTAGACATTCCCTACGCCGACGAACAAGATATTCCCCAGTCACAACCTTCCCCCAGCTACAGTAAACAAAAGCAAAAATTCCCCTTTGTTCGGGGTAGAGGAGAATTAAATTCCACATTTGCTTGTTTTCAGATGCTGACTAAGCACCTGCAAATTCCTTTCCGCAAGGAAGTGGTGCGCCGCATTTTAAATGAGCAAATCAAACGTCAAGGGACTATTTCCTTCCCCGCCTGCGCCTATCTATCAGAGTTAATCGGACTCAAAGCCAATTTAGTAGATATACCTGCGTCTGCTATTAATCGTGTTCCCACACCAGCATTAGTCCGCTATGGCGATGGTTACGCCGTTTTATATGCAGCAGATGCCAAGATAGTAGTTTTAGGTGTACCATCCCAAGGCATAGTACGCTGTAAACCAGCCCAAATTGTTGAGCATTTAGAAGTTGTCCCCGACAGTTACCCCCCCCAAATTCGGGTGCTGCTACTGTCTTCCACCAAGGAAACACCCCAAGAACGTTTCGGGTTGCGGTGGTTTCTCCCTTACCTATCGCGCTATCGTCGAGTTCTCATAGAAGTTTTTATTGCTTCTTTCTTTGTGCAACTCGCAGCTTTAGCTAATCCCCTAGTGATTCAGCTAATTATTGATAAAGTCATTGTTCAAAATAGTATCAGTACGCTGAATGTTTTGGGTGTGTTGCTATTAGCTGTGGGTGTGTTTGAAGCAGTTCTCACTACCTTAAGAACTTACTTATTTGTCGATACTACCAACCGTATCGACATGGGTTTGGGTTCAGAAATTATTGACCACTTACTCCGGCTACCCCTACGCTACTTTGAAAAGCGCCCCGTGGGTGAACTAGCTACCCGCATCAACGAATTAGAAAATATTCGTCAGTTTCTTACTGGGACAGCGTTAACAGTAGGGTTAGATGCCTTATTCTCGGTGGTTTACATCATCGTCATGCTATTTTATAGCTGGCAACTTACCTTAGTTGGTTTAGGGACAATTCCGATATTTGTCGTTATTACCCTCATTGCATCACCTACCGTTAGTAGACAGTTACGTTCCAAAGCCGAACGCAACTCAGAAACTCAATCATATCTAGTTGAGGTGATGTCCGGTATTCAGACAGTAAAAGCGCAGAACATCGAACTGCGATCGCGCTTTTCCTGGCAAGAACGGTATGCTCGATATGTAGCATCTGGTTTTAAAACCGTAGTTACCTCCACCCTCGCTAACTCCACCAGTCAATTCCTCAACAAACTCAGCAGCTTATTAGTGTTGTGGGTGGGTGCTTATCTGGTATTGCAAGGAGACTTAACTTTAGGGGAATTAATCGCTTTCCGCATTATCTCAGGTTACGTCACCAGCCCGATTTTACGCTTGGCGCAACTGTGGCAAAGCTTCCAAGAAACAGCATTATCCTTAGAACGCTTGAGCGATATTGTTGATACACCCCAAGAAGCCGAAATCGACCGCTACAATATCCCCCTTCCAGAGATTCAAGGGTCTGTTAAATACGAAAATATTTCCTTCAGATTTGCCCAAAGCGGCCCCTTGCAGCTATCCAACGTCAATTTAGAAATTCCCGCAGGTAAGTTTGTCGGTATTGTCGGGCAAAGCGGTTCCGGCAAAAGTACGATGATGAAGTTACTGCTGCGTTTGTATGACGTAGAAGCGGGGAGAATTTTGATTGACGGTTACGACATTTCCAAAGTCGAACTGTACTCACTGCGGCGACAAGTTGGTGTAGTACCGCAAGAAACCTTGTTATTTGACGGGACAGTGCAAGAAAATATTGCCCTGACAAACCCCGATGCTAGCACCGAAGAAATTATCGAAGCTGCGCGTGTAGCAGCTGCCCACGAATTTATTATGGGCTTACCCAATGGTTATAATACCCGCGTAGGTGAACGAGGCGCGGGACTTTCTGGGGGACAAAGACAGAGAATTGCGATCGCTCGTTCCGTTCTCCAAAGACCAAAGCTGTTAGTATTAGACGAAGCTACCAGCGCCTTAGACTATCCTACAGAAAGACAAGTTTGTCTAAATTTAGCCCAAGCCTTTCGCGGTAGCACAGTCTTCTTTATCACCCACCGCCTCAACACCGTCAGCCATGCAGATATCATCGTTGTCATGGATAGTGGAAAAGTCATAGAACAAGGAAGCCACCAAGAATTGATGGCTGCTAAAGGTCATTATTTTTATCTGTATCAACAACAAGAAGTTAATTTGTAA